A window of Nocardia arthritidis genomic DNA:
CCCCGGCTGTCGGGTGAGTGGAATGATGGTGGTGCCGTTGATATTTCGCGCGGTCGTATGCACCCGCGGATCGGCGACCCGCGGGCCGGAGATGAGTTCGTCGAGCGGCACGTCGTGCGCGACGGCGATCGGCAGCAGCAGCTCCAGGCTGGCCTTGCGCTGACCGGATTCCAGCCGGGACAGGGTGCTCTTCGAGATCCCGGTGGCCTCGGCGAGCGCGGTGAGCGTGACGTTGCGGTGCGTGCGCAGCGCCTTCAGCCGCGGGCCGATATTCAGGATGGTCTCGGCGATGGCCGGATTGTTCA
This region includes:
- a CDS encoding helix-turn-helix domain-containing protein, with the translated sequence MSTVVMNNPAIAETILNIGPRLKALRTHRNVTLTALAEATGISKSTLSRLESGQRKASLELLLPIAVAHDVPLDELISGPRVADPRVHTTARNINGTTIIPLTRQPGPLQAYKMIIPADRTEPDPRVHEGHEWMYVLAGRLRLILAEHDIVLGPGEAAEFDTRQPHWFGSTGRGPVEVLSLFGSQGERMHLRARTKTRS